The following proteins come from a genomic window of Chiroxiphia lanceolata isolate bChiLan1 chromosome 16, bChiLan1.pri, whole genome shotgun sequence:
- the MAP2K3 gene encoding dual specificity mitogen-activated protein kinase kinase 3 isoform X1, which produces MSLPRGSKGSLEPHKPVKGRKKPDLRITCVPIKQPVANTTPPRNLDSRTFITIGDKNFEVEADDLVAISELGRGAYGVVEKVRHAQSGTIMAVKRIRATVNTQEQKRLLMDLDISMRTVDCFYTVTFYGALFREGDVWICMELMDTSLDKFYKKVLEKKKTIPEDILGKMAVSIVRALEHLHSKLSVIHRDVKPSNVLINKEGHVKMCDFGISGYLVDSVAKTMDAGCKPYMAPERINPELNQKGYNVKSDVWSLGITMIELAILRFPYESWGTPFQQLKQVVEEPSPQLPADRFSKEFVDFTAQCLRKNPAERMNYLELMEHPFFTLHDTKETDMASFVTEILGDDS; this is translated from the exons AAACCAGATCTGAGGATAACATGTGTCCCCATCAAACAGCCCGTTGCCAACACAAC GCCCCCGAGGAACTTGGACTCCAGGACGTTCATTACCATTGGAGATAAA aACTTTGAAGTGGAGGCTGATGACCTGGTGGCAATTTCAGAGCTGGGCCGTGGTGCCTATGGCGTGGTGGAGAAAGTGCGGCACGCGCAGAGCGGCACCATCATGGCTGTGAAG AGGATTCGAGCCACTGTGAACACTCAGGAGCAGAAGAGGTTACTGATGGACTTGGACATCTCCATGAGGACAGTTGACTGTTTCTACACAGTCACCTTCTACGGGGCCCTCTTCCGTGAG GGCGATGTGTGGATCTGCATGGAACTCATGGACACCTCCCTAGATAAATTTTACAAGAAAGTactggagaagaagaaaaccatCCCTGAAGacattttggggaaaatggCTGTGTCT ATTGTACGAGCTCTGGAGCACCTGCACAGTAAACTCTCTGTAATCCATAGAG ATGTGAAGCCTTCCAACGTGCTGATCAACAAGGAGGGACATGTGAAAATGTGTGACTTTGGGATCAGTGGCTACTTGGTGGACTCAGTTGCAAAGACCATGGATGCTGGGTGCAAACCTTACATGGCT CCAGAAAGAATAAACCCAGAGCTCAACCAGAAGGGCTACAACGTGAAGTCAGATGTCTGGAGCCTTGGGATCACAATG ATTGAACTGGCCATTCTCCGCTTCCCATATGAGTCCTGGGGGAcccccttccagcagctcaaGCAGGTGGTGGAGGAGccctctccccagctgcctgCTGACCGCTTCTCCAAGGAGTTCGTGGACTTCACGGCGCAGTG cttaaGGAAGAACCCAGCTGAGCGAATGAACTATTTAGAACTTATG GAACACCCATTCTTTACCTTGCACGACACCAAAGAGACTGACATGGCCTCCTTCGTGACAGAGATCCTGGGGGATGACTCCTAA
- the MAP2K3 gene encoding dual specificity mitogen-activated protein kinase kinase 3 isoform X2, whose product MDKKQGSKGSLEPHKPVKGRKKPDLRITCVPIKQPVANTTPPRNLDSRTFITIGDKNFEVEADDLVAISELGRGAYGVVEKVRHAQSGTIMAVKRIRATVNTQEQKRLLMDLDISMRTVDCFYTVTFYGALFREGDVWICMELMDTSLDKFYKKVLEKKKTIPEDILGKMAVSIVRALEHLHSKLSVIHRDVKPSNVLINKEGHVKMCDFGISGYLVDSVAKTMDAGCKPYMAPERINPELNQKGYNVKSDVWSLGITMIELAILRFPYESWGTPFQQLKQVVEEPSPQLPADRFSKEFVDFTAQCLRKNPAERMNYLELMEHPFFTLHDTKETDMASFVTEILGDDS is encoded by the exons AAACCAGATCTGAGGATAACATGTGTCCCCATCAAACAGCCCGTTGCCAACACAAC GCCCCCGAGGAACTTGGACTCCAGGACGTTCATTACCATTGGAGATAAA aACTTTGAAGTGGAGGCTGATGACCTGGTGGCAATTTCAGAGCTGGGCCGTGGTGCCTATGGCGTGGTGGAGAAAGTGCGGCACGCGCAGAGCGGCACCATCATGGCTGTGAAG AGGATTCGAGCCACTGTGAACACTCAGGAGCAGAAGAGGTTACTGATGGACTTGGACATCTCCATGAGGACAGTTGACTGTTTCTACACAGTCACCTTCTACGGGGCCCTCTTCCGTGAG GGCGATGTGTGGATCTGCATGGAACTCATGGACACCTCCCTAGATAAATTTTACAAGAAAGTactggagaagaagaaaaccatCCCTGAAGacattttggggaaaatggCTGTGTCT ATTGTACGAGCTCTGGAGCACCTGCACAGTAAACTCTCTGTAATCCATAGAG ATGTGAAGCCTTCCAACGTGCTGATCAACAAGGAGGGACATGTGAAAATGTGTGACTTTGGGATCAGTGGCTACTTGGTGGACTCAGTTGCAAAGACCATGGATGCTGGGTGCAAACCTTACATGGCT CCAGAAAGAATAAACCCAGAGCTCAACCAGAAGGGCTACAACGTGAAGTCAGATGTCTGGAGCCTTGGGATCACAATG ATTGAACTGGCCATTCTCCGCTTCCCATATGAGTCCTGGGGGAcccccttccagcagctcaaGCAGGTGGTGGAGGAGccctctccccagctgcctgCTGACCGCTTCTCCAAGGAGTTCGTGGACTTCACGGCGCAGTG cttaaGGAAGAACCCAGCTGAGCGAATGAACTATTTAGAACTTATG GAACACCCATTCTTTACCTTGCACGACACCAAAGAGACTGACATGGCCTCCTTCGTGACAGAGATCCTGGGGGATGACTCCTAA
- the MAP2K3 gene encoding dual specificity mitogen-activated protein kinase kinase 3 isoform X3, which produces MASHGSKGSLEPHKPVKGRKKPDLRITCVPIKQPVANTTPPRNLDSRTFITIGDKNFEVEADDLVAISELGRGAYGVVEKVRHAQSGTIMAVKRIRATVNTQEQKRLLMDLDISMRTVDCFYTVTFYGALFREGDVWICMELMDTSLDKFYKKVLEKKKTIPEDILGKMAVSIVRALEHLHSKLSVIHRDVKPSNVLINKEGHVKMCDFGISGYLVDSVAKTMDAGCKPYMAPERINPELNQKGYNVKSDVWSLGITMIELAILRFPYESWGTPFQQLKQVVEEPSPQLPADRFSKEFVDFTAQCLRKNPAERMNYLELMEHPFFTLHDTKETDMASFVTEILGDDS; this is translated from the exons AAACCAGATCTGAGGATAACATGTGTCCCCATCAAACAGCCCGTTGCCAACACAAC GCCCCCGAGGAACTTGGACTCCAGGACGTTCATTACCATTGGAGATAAA aACTTTGAAGTGGAGGCTGATGACCTGGTGGCAATTTCAGAGCTGGGCCGTGGTGCCTATGGCGTGGTGGAGAAAGTGCGGCACGCGCAGAGCGGCACCATCATGGCTGTGAAG AGGATTCGAGCCACTGTGAACACTCAGGAGCAGAAGAGGTTACTGATGGACTTGGACATCTCCATGAGGACAGTTGACTGTTTCTACACAGTCACCTTCTACGGGGCCCTCTTCCGTGAG GGCGATGTGTGGATCTGCATGGAACTCATGGACACCTCCCTAGATAAATTTTACAAGAAAGTactggagaagaagaaaaccatCCCTGAAGacattttggggaaaatggCTGTGTCT ATTGTACGAGCTCTGGAGCACCTGCACAGTAAACTCTCTGTAATCCATAGAG ATGTGAAGCCTTCCAACGTGCTGATCAACAAGGAGGGACATGTGAAAATGTGTGACTTTGGGATCAGTGGCTACTTGGTGGACTCAGTTGCAAAGACCATGGATGCTGGGTGCAAACCTTACATGGCT CCAGAAAGAATAAACCCAGAGCTCAACCAGAAGGGCTACAACGTGAAGTCAGATGTCTGGAGCCTTGGGATCACAATG ATTGAACTGGCCATTCTCCGCTTCCCATATGAGTCCTGGGGGAcccccttccagcagctcaaGCAGGTGGTGGAGGAGccctctccccagctgcctgCTGACCGCTTCTCCAAGGAGTTCGTGGACTTCACGGCGCAGTG cttaaGGAAGAACCCAGCTGAGCGAATGAACTATTTAGAACTTATG GAACACCCATTCTTTACCTTGCACGACACCAAAGAGACTGACATGGCCTCCTTCGTGACAGAGATCCTGGGGGATGACTCCTAA